In Pyrus communis chromosome 1, drPyrComm1.1, whole genome shotgun sequence, the following are encoded in one genomic region:
- the LOC137709505 gene encoding RNA-binding KH domain-containing protein RCF3-like: MSAPLMPSKRPHEESLAETNGKGKLQKSENQASELSPGNVAFRVLCPASKVDNVTGEGGSVISQIFQETFVRVRIEEAVPGCDERVIVVGSDGENDVGSEHRKEDSVEEANVDEKHDGTGEPREKHDVSPSLQRALKLVFERIVEGETESDGADEESNKSLTFVCRLLVLSSQVGCLLGKGGSVIKQMSSESGAQIRILPTDKLPSCAAVCDELVQISGNIDAVGKAIEYVSRQLLDNLPHDSDASLANTTGTSSNSFGQPLLRPEIHPPPNHSEGAPDIYQPGDFAAHPVNPKLHGSGIPGRMKPSQEVLTFRLLCPEERVGGVIGKGGTIIKTLKQETGCEIRVMEGVPDSDDRLIVISGPVHPDDRISPVQDAVIRVQSRIFRAVPNSKEQSMMARLLVSSNQVGCLLGKGGTIIAEMRKLSRAHIRIMGKDQILRWASVDEEVVQINGEFEAVKDALLQITTRLQHHLFRDAFPSIHYHQNPAFLDQPPFQSYLRRDFSPPGMHSNLGPSLHKFDAVGGLPPHGSFHPHDNRAPFVHNIHRLGARPHLSERRPWGPQGLHEGGGPLGLPNFPGAPQRRIPGFGGSQPAIVTNTTVEVVVPSSLVPIINGEDGECLKQIRQISEAKVTITEPKPGAVETVIIISGTPEQTHAAQSLIQAFVMSETESS; encoded by the exons ATGTCGGCTCCATTGATGCCGTCGAAGAGACCACATGAGGAGAGCCTTGCAGAGACTAATGGGAAAGGGAAGTTGCAGAAGTCTGAAAATCAAGCTTCTGAACTCTCCCCTGGCAATGTTGCTTTCAGGGTACTGTGCCCTGCGTCCAAAGTTGATAATGTCACTGGGGAAGGTGGCTCTGTCATATCACAGATTTTTCAAGAAACTTTTGTAAGGGTCAGAATTGAGGAAGCTGTCCCGGGATGTGATGAAAGGGTTATTGTTGTGGGTTCTGATGGAGAGAATGATGTTGGTAGCGAGCATAGAAAGGAGGATAGCGTTGAAGAGGCAAATGTGGATGAAAAGCATGATGGTACTGGGGAGCCAAGAGAAAAGCATGATGTATCTCCATCTTTGCAGAGGGCTCTGAAACTTGTTTTTGAGAGAATAGTTGAAGGGGAAACAGAGAGCGATGGAGCGGATGAAGAAAGTAATAAGTCTTTGACATTTGTTTGCAGATTACTAGTCCTTTCATCTCAAGTGGGATGCCTCTTGGGAAAGGGTGGTAGTGTTATCAAACAAATGTCATCTGAAAGTGGGGCACAAATCCGGATCCTTCCCACAGATAAACTTCCATCATGTGCGGCAGTTTGCGATGAACTAGTTCAG ATTTCGGGGAACATTGATGCAGTTGGGAAAGCTATTGAATATGTTTCCCGGCAGCTTTTGGATAATCTGCCTCATGATAGTGACGCTTCCCTTGCCAACACCACTGGGACATCATCTAATTCATTCGGTCAACCTCTTCTAAGACCCGAAATACATCCACCACCTAACCACTCCGAAGGGGCTCCTGATATTTATCAGCCTGGAGATTTTGCTGCTCATCCAGTAAACCCTAAATTACATGGAAGTGGCATCCCTGGTAGGATGAAGCCTTCTCAGGAAGTCCTAACTTTCCGCTTATTGTGCCCTGAAGAGAGAGTAGGCGGTGTAATTGGCAAGGGAGGAACCATAATAAAGACACTTAAGCAAGAGACAGGCTGCGAAATCAGGGTTATGGAAGGTGTTCCTGACTCAGACGACCGTCTTATTGTTATATCTGGTCCTGTG CATCCAGATGATAGGATATCACCAGTCCAAGATGCCGTTATTCGTGTGCAAAGTAGGATATTCAGGGCTGTACCTAATAGCAAGGAACAATCCATGATGGCGAGGCTTCTTGTTTCCTCTAATCAAGTAGGTTGTCTCCTTGGAAAGGGTGGTACCATTATTGCGGAGATGAGAAAGTTATCTAGGGCCCATATCCGTATAATGGGGAAGGATCAAATTCTGAGATGGGCTTCAGTTGATGAAGAAGTTGTTCAG ATAAATGGAGAATTTGAGGCCGTTAAAGATGCTCTTCTGCAGATTACCACTAGGTTGCAGCATCACCTTTTTCGTGATGCATTTCCTTCTATACATTATCATCAAAATCCTGCATTTTTGGATCAACCTCCATTTCAATCATATCTGAGGAGGGACTTCTCACCTCCAGGAATGCATTCTAATTTAGGCCCATCGTTGCACAAGTTTGATGCTGTTGGTGGCCTGCCCCCTCATGGTAGTTTTCATCCTCACGACAATCGTGCTCCCTTTGTGCACAATATTCATAGGTTAGGTGCCCGCCCACATTTATCCGAGAGAAGACCTTGGGGCCCTCAG GGACTTCATGAAGGTGGTGGTCCACTAGGCTTGCCAAACTTTCCAGGTGCTCCTCAAAGAAGAATTCCGGGGTTTGGAGGAAGCCAACCAGCAATAGTTACCAACACCACTGTTGAAGTTGTCGTGCCTAGTTCCCTTGTTCCTATTATAAATGGGGAAGATGGTGAATGCTTGAAGCAAATACGTCAG ATTTCTGAAGCAAAAGTTACCATTACCGAGCCCAAGCCTGGAGCAGTTGAAACTGTTATTATAATATCCGGAACACCTGAACAAACGCACGCTGCGCAGAGCCTTATTCAAGCATTTGTGATGAGTGAGACCGAATCTTCTTGA
- the LOC137709527 gene encoding probable inactive poly [ADP-ribose] polymerase SRO3 has protein sequence MASSTTPTPKKIVQSVTVRVPQGMLSPSSSSASSKNFCNRPSNRMYYPSNFKRSAAPARVMFFQNDSWNDLPTPIVEFLRSGFVERQAVVSVEIEGSTVLFDFVRMLQIDLGAGTQRSIAWIDVNAKPFFPRAFVSEDLVDASDSPKVQINKRINISGRVLGKRQTEERPMDEDEVTSSITPRSSEWPNVRLVGEPERVYTVCSNLFLAGMKKVDLAAAVTAIHQCVRDGSLDKARLEVFQKQIEITTAARGSANVIYAWCGVSGNDVKGILTHGFGAPSKVSGPQSHGIGLHLSHLSVPFLSAGQSERDDNGEKYAILCRVILGNVEKIEAGSKQCYPSGVEFDNGADDPKNPKWYVIWSTNMNRHVLPECVVSYKSNYVPAQSVRRAYPVDMLISKIKSHLPPSKVQELSSLVCELKGGKLARDDFVKQCRSVTGEQLMASALNDLRLQKQRS, from the exons ATGGCCTCCAGCACAACCCCCACCCCCAAGAAAATTGTCCAATCTGTCACCGTTAGGGTACCTCAGGGGATGCTTTCGCCGTCGTCTTCTTCGGCGAGCTCTAAAAACTTCTGCAATCGGCCCTCCAATCGGATGTACTACCCCTCCAATTTCAAGCGGAGCGCCGCCCCGGCCCGTGTTATGTTCTTCCAGAACGATTCATGGAATGACTTGCCGACCCCGATCGTCGAATTTCTGCGTTCGGGTTTCGTGGAGCGGCAGGCGGTCGTCAGCGTTGAAATCGAGGGGTCAACGGTTTTGTTTGACTTTGTGCGGATGTTGCAGATTGATTTGGGGGCTGGGACTCAGAGATCGATCGCTTGGATTGACGTGAACGCCAAGCCCTTCTTCCCTAGGGCGTTTGTCAGCGAGGATTTGGTGGACGCGTCGGATAGTCCCAAGGTCCAAATCAACAAACGGATCAACATATCGGGTCGGGTATTGGGCAAGAGGCAGACGGAGGAACGGCCGATGGATGAGGACGAAGTGACGTCGTCAATAACGCCGCGGAGTTCGGAGTGGCCGAATGTGAGGTTGGTGGGAGAACCTGAGAGGGTTTATACTGTTTGCAGCAATTTGTTTCTCGCCGGGATGAAGAAGGTTGATCTCGCGGCTGCTGTGACGGCAATTCATCAGTGCGTTCGGGACGGGTCGTTGGATAAGGCTCGATTGGAGGTCTTTCAGAAGCAAATTGAGATCACCACGGCGGCTCGGGGCTCGGCCAATGTCATATACGCCTGGTGCGGAGTGTCGGGCAACGATGTGAAAGGCATTTTGACACATGGGTTTGGCGCACCCAGCAAGGTTTCTGGGCCGCAGTCACATGGCATTGGTCTTCATCTTTCGCATTTATCGGTGCCTTTTCTAAG TGCTGGGCAGTCGGAGCGGGATGATAATGGCGAAAAATATGCTATTTTGTGCCGGGTTATACTAGGCAATGTTGAAAAAATTGAGGCAGGTTCTAAACAATGTTACCCTTCTGGTGTGGAATTCGATAACGGTGCAGATGATCCTAAGAATCCCAAGTGGTATGTCATATGGTCTACCAACATGAATAGACATGTGCTTCCGGAGTGTGTTGTGAGTTACAAATCGAATTACGTGCCAG CTCAATCGGTGCGAAGAGCATACCCTGTTGATATGTTAATTTCGAAGATTAAGAGCCATCTTCCTCCTTCTAAAGTTCAGGAACTTTCCTCTTTGGTATGCGAGTTGAAG GGTGGAAAGCTGGCCAGGGATGATTTCGTCAAACAGTGTAGATCAGTTACTGGAGAGCAATTGATGGCATCTGCTCTTAACGACTTGCGTCTCCAGAAGCAACGTTCttag
- the LOC137737803 gene encoding uncharacterized protein, protein MAAKSAPPLFLEDWLRSVSGGGSSRNTSAAVSRNSSTSSARAIIQAWAELRDCLQHQSFQSRHLQSLKTLANSQTSLHVAEPQAKLLLSILSSPDLSLPPQSYPLFLRLLYIWVRKSARPNSGLIDSAVEVLSNLFSTQYVSNKSPALFSEGVLLLGAFSFAHSASESSKKDCLGLLCRLLAEDYQVLGSFGGLIPDVLAGIGYALSSSVNVHFVTVLVFVLSVWGKESGPPGSVCHGLMILHLMEWVMSGLSSFRSVEKVDTFSREVLETDKANYVPFAVVMAAAGVLRALSRSIVSGLGMDTISRLRRSAEDRIESVARELVSRTIDFASSDNDLTDNLLLQCVSIALARTGAVSARAPLFICLASALLTEIFPLRRLYMKVLKPMHDSSAVPRINEVREHLESLAFKEAGAITGVFCNLYVSVDEQSQHMVENLLWDYCQQIYMEHRQVALVLRGKEDEVLGDLEKIAESAFLMVVLFALTVTKHKLNSKFTQETQMDTLNSKFTQETQMDTSVRILISFSCLEYFRRIRLPEYMDTIRGIVVSVQESDSACVYFVRSMPTYGDLTNGPDFSFLRKMEYVWTKDEVQTARVLFYLRVIPTCIARLPSPVVGDVVAPTMFLYMGHPNGKIPRASHSMFSAFISSGKDSDQDERELLKEKLVFYYMQRSLQEYPKITPFEGMASGVAALVRHLPAGSPAIFYCIHCLVEKAKRLCIEDFAHQADMWKNWQGESEPGKKILDLLLRLISLVDIQVLPDLMKQLAHLIAQLPKDGQNMILNELYSQVAESDDVTRKPTLVSWLQSLSYLCFQETSGSAASRKVVTEAKITSKQTPDLSRETSLNARL, encoded by the exons ATGGCGGCAAAATCAGCTCCGCCCCTTTTCCTTGAGGATTGGCTGAGGAGTGTGAGCGGCGGTGGCAGCAGCAGGAACACCTCCGCCGCCGTCTCCAGAAACTCATCCACCTCATCCGCAAGAGCCATAATTCAGGCGTGGGCCGAGCTCCGCGACTGCCTCCAACACCAATCGTTCCAATCCCGCCATCTCCAGTCCCTCAAAACCCTCGCCAACTCCCAGACTTCTCTCCACGTTGCCGAGCCCCAAGCCAAGCTTCTGCTCTCCATTCTCTCCTCTCCCgacctctctcttcctcctcagTCCTATCCGCTCTTCCTCCGACTGCTTTATATTTGGGTCCGGAAATCCGCCCGGCCCAATTCGGGTCTCATTGATTCCGCTGTGGAAGTTCTCTCTAATCTCTTCTCTACCCAGTATGTATCAAACAAGAGTCCTGCCCTCTTTTCTGAAGGCGTTCTCCTTCTAGGTGCCTTCTCTTTTGCTCATTCGGCCTCCGAAAGCTCGAAAAAAGATTGCTTGGGGCTGCTTTGTAGGCTGTTGGCAGAGGACTACCAGGTACTTGGGTCATTTGGTGGATTGATTCCGGACGTGCTTGCCGGAATTGGGTATGCTCTATCTTCTTCTGTGAATGTTCATTTTGTTACTGTTTTGGTTTTCGTGTTGAGTGTTTGGGGTAAGGAAAGTGGGCCTCCTGGCAGTGTTTGTCATGGGTTGATGATTCTGCATTTGATGGAATGGGTAATGTCTGGTTTGAGCAGTTTTCGCTCTGTCGAAAAAGTTGATACCTTTTCCCGGGAGGTTTTAGAGACCGATAAAGCAAATTATGTTCCGTTTGCTGTTGTCATGGCTGCAGCTGGAGTACTGAGGGCGTTAAGTAGATCTATAGTGAGTGGTCTTGGGATGGACACTATTTCCAGATTGAGAAGGTCTGCAGAAGATCGGATAGAATCTGTAGCAAGAGAGTTAGTTTCAAGAACTATAGATTTTGCCAGCTCAGATAATGATCTCACAGATAATCTTCTGCTACAGTGTGTTTCGATAGCATTGGCTCGAACTGGTGCGGTCTCTGCTCGTGCCCCTTTGTTTATATGCCTTGCTTCTGCATTGTTGACTGAAATCTTTCCCTTGAGACGTTTATACATGAAGGTACTTAAACCAATGCATGACAGTTCAGCTGTACCAAGGATTAATGAGGTCAGGGAACACCTGGAAAGTCTTGCTTTTAAGGAAGCAGGGGCCATAACCGGTGTTTTCTGCAATCTCTATGTTTCAGTTGATGAACAGAGCCAACATATGGTGGAGAATCTTCTGTGGGATTACTGTCAACAGATTTACATGGAGCACAGACAGGTGGCTTTGGTTCTTCGTGGTAAAGAGGATGAAGTACTTGGAGATTTGGAGAAAATTGCTGAATCTGCTTTTCTTATGGTTGTACTTTTTGCATTGACCGTCACAAAGCACAAGTTGAATTCAAAATTCACTCAAGAAACTCAAATGGATACATTGAATTCAAAATTCACTCAAGAAACTCAAATGGATACATCAGTACGAATACTTATTTCGTTTTCTTGTCTCGAGTATTTCCGCCGCATTCGTTTGCCAGAATATATGGATACAATTCGAGGTATTGTTGTGAGTGTCCAGGAAAGTGATTCTGCTTGTGTATATTTTGTAAGATCCATGCCCACTTATGGTGACTTGACGAACGGCCCAG ACTTTTCTTTCCTGCGAAAGATGGAATACGTATGGACCAAGGATGAGGTTCAAACTGCACGCGTTCTGTTTTACCTACGGGTCATACCAACTTGCATTGCACGTTTGCCTAGCCCTGTAGTTGGTGATGTGGTTGCTCCAACTATGTTCTT ATATATGGGTCACCCTAACGGAAAAATACCTCGAGCCTCACATTCTATGTTTTCTGCATTCATATCTTCGGGGAAGGATTCTGATCAGGATGAAAGAGAGTTATTAAAGGAGAAGCTTGTTTTCTACTACATGCAAAGATCACTACAG GAATATCCCaagattaccccttttgagggAATGGCTTCTGGAGTTGCAGCCTTGGTTCGACATCTTCCTGCTGGAAGCCCAGCCATATTTTATTGTATACATTGTCTTGTCGAGAAAGCTAAAAGGCTTTGCATTGAAGACTTCGCTCACCAGGCTGATATGTGGAAGAACTGGCAAGGAGAGTCAGAGCCTGGCAAGAAAATCCTAGACTTGCTTTTACGGCTGATTTCCCTAGTTGATATACAG GTACTACCAGACTTGATGAAGCAGTTGGCACATCTAATAGCCCAACTACCAAAGGATGGCCAGAATATGATTCTAAATGAGTTATATTCACAGGTTGCAGAATCTGACGATGTTACTCGCAAGCCTACTTTAGTTTCTTGGCTGCAATCATTGTCTTACCTTTGTTTTCAAGAAACAAGTGGGAGTGCAGCATCCAGAAAGGTGGTAACTGAAGCAAAAATCACTTCCAAGCAGACTCCAGACCTATCACGTGAGACTAGCCTAAATGCACGATTATGA